The following coding sequences lie in one Flavobacterium sediminis genomic window:
- a CDS encoding nicotinate phosphoribosyltransferase, giving the protein MNPILLTDGYKVDHRRQYPMGTSLVYSNWTPRKSRIQNVDEVVFFGLQYFIKKYILEDFQTHFFSKPKEEVTQKYARRINNYLGENQVGVKHIEALHDLGYIPMVFKALPEGATVPVRIPMFTMYNTLPDFFWLTNYFETLLSAVVWLPCNSATIAKQYRKVLDKYAEETSSVPEFVDWQAHDFSMRGMAGIEAAVSSAAGHLLSFTGTDTIPAIEFLEEYYNADSDEELIGGSVAATEHSVMCMGTTEGEYDTFKRLICEVYPKGIVSIVSDTWNLWKVLTDYLPRLKDEIVNREGKVVIRPDSGDPVHILCGNPNGKTDEERKGVVALLWEIFGGTVNEKGYKELIPQIGAIYGDSITIDRATQICEMLKEKGYASTNVVLGIGSFTYQYNTRDTFGFAMKATYGEVNGEGRAIFKDPITDDGTKKSAKGLIKIERENEKYKLVDEVSWEEERTGELQEVFRDGKLLINHSLKDIRKRMR; this is encoded by the coding sequence ATGAACCCCATATTATTAACAGACGGATACAAAGTCGATCATAGAAGACAGTATCCGATGGGAACCAGCTTAGTATATTCGAACTGGACACCAAGAAAATCAAGAATTCAAAATGTAGATGAAGTAGTCTTCTTCGGCTTACAGTATTTCATTAAAAAATATATTTTAGAAGATTTTCAAACCCATTTTTTCAGCAAACCGAAAGAAGAAGTTACTCAAAAGTACGCGCGTCGTATCAATAATTATTTAGGAGAAAATCAGGTTGGTGTAAAACACATCGAAGCATTACACGATCTGGGCTATATCCCGATGGTCTTCAAAGCATTGCCGGAGGGTGCCACCGTTCCGGTTCGTATACCTATGTTTACGATGTACAATACCTTACCGGACTTTTTTTGGCTGACAAATTATTTTGAGACCTTATTGTCTGCTGTTGTTTGGTTACCTTGTAATTCTGCTACTATAGCAAAACAGTACCGAAAAGTGTTAGACAAATATGCAGAAGAAACTTCCTCTGTTCCTGAATTTGTGGATTGGCAGGCACATGATTTTTCCATGAGAGGGATGGCAGGTATTGAAGCGGCAGTTAGTTCTGCAGCCGGACATTTATTGAGTTTTACTGGAACTGATACAATTCCCGCTATCGAGTTTTTGGAAGAATATTATAATGCAGATTCGGATGAGGAATTAATCGGAGGATCAGTTGCTGCTACAGAACATTCTGTAATGTGTATGGGGACGACAGAAGGGGAATACGACACTTTTAAACGGTTGATTTGCGAAGTTTATCCGAAAGGTATTGTCTCTATAGTTTCTGATACATGGAATTTATGGAAAGTACTGACGGATTATTTACCACGTTTGAAAGATGAAATAGTAAATCGTGAAGGAAAAGTAGTAATTCGTCCTGATAGTGGCGATCCTGTTCATATTTTATGCGGGAATCCGAACGGTAAGACGGATGAGGAAAGAAAAGGAGTAGTAGCATTACTTTGGGAAATATTCGGAGGAACAGTAAATGAAAAAGGCTATAAAGAGTTGATTCCGCAAATCGGAGCTATCTATGGTGATAGTATTACAATCGATAGAGCGACTCAAATATGTGAGATGCTGAAAGAGAAAGGATATGCTTCTACAAATGTAGTTCTGGGAATAGGGTCCTTTACTTATCAGTACAATACCCGGGATACTTTCGGTTTTGCCATGAAAGCCACCTATGGAGAGGTTAATGGCGAAGGAAGAGCTATTTTTAAAGATCCGATTACTGATGACGGAACTAAAAAATCGGCTAAAGGATTGATAAAAATTGAAAGGGAGAACGAAAAGTATAAACTGGTGGATGAGGTTTCTTGGGAAGAAGAGAGAACAGGAGAATTACAAGAAGTTTTCCGAGACGGAAAATTATTGATCAACCACTCTTTAAAAGATATCCGTAAAAGAATGCGATAG
- a CDS encoding RNA 2'-phosphotransferase, with protein MNGKDAKEISKFLSLILRHAPQTIQLQLDENGWASVNELITKSNQFGKELDEEILDYVVKNNDKKRFVFNEDKTKIRASQGHSIEVELDLKEAHPEHFLYHGTVAKFLEAIQKEGLQKMSRQHVHLSRDKETATKVGSRRGKPIILSIDAPKMIADGYSFYLSENGVWLTDHVPVEYIKF; from the coding sequence ATGAACGGGAAAGACGCAAAAGAGATCAGCAAATTCCTTAGCTTAATTCTAAGACACGCTCCACAAACAATACAATTGCAATTAGATGAAAACGGTTGGGCTAGTGTAAATGAGCTTATCACAAAAAGCAATCAGTTTGGTAAAGAATTGGACGAGGAAATACTAGATTATGTTGTTAAAAATAATGATAAAAAGAGATTTGTTTTTAATGAAGACAAGACAAAGATAAGAGCAAGTCAAGGACATTCTATTGAAGTAGAGTTAGACTTAAAAGAAGCTCATCCTGAACATTTTTTATACCATGGAACAGTGGCAAAATTTCTGGAAGCTATTCAAAAAGAAGGTTTGCAAAAAATGAGTCGCCAACATGTGCATTTAAGTAGGGATAAAGAAACGGCTACTAAAGTCGGAAGCAGGAGAGGTAAGCCGATCATTTTAAGTATTGATGCGCCAAAAATGATAGCAGACGGTTATTCTTTTTACCTTTCAGAAAATGGTGTTTGGCTTACAGACCACGTACCTGTTGAATATATTAAATTTTAA
- a CDS encoding DUF4291 domain-containing protein: MKLELERYTEQIERWPQTGYHIMAQYDDKEIVVYQSYNREIGNSAVQNQFFGGAFSFERMTWIKPNFLWMMYRNGWGTKDNGQEVVLAIHLRKESFEKYLNNAVYSSYNQVDGEITHEEWKEAVKKSDVRLQWDPDHDPYGVNLERRAIQIGLRNGFIKTFATEDILLIEDISDFVAEQYTHVKNNSLELLMVPKEKPLVFEDEMLNKKLKISN, encoded by the coding sequence ATGAAATTAGAATTAGAGAGATATACAGAACAAATTGAAAGATGGCCACAAACTGGCTATCATATTATGGCACAATATGACGATAAAGAAATTGTAGTCTATCAATCCTATAATAGAGAAATCGGAAATTCTGCGGTTCAAAACCAATTTTTTGGTGGCGCATTTAGCTTTGAAAGGATGACATGGATAAAACCCAACTTTCTTTGGATGATGTATAGGAACGGATGGGGAACGAAAGATAACGGACAGGAAGTTGTTCTGGCTATTCATTTAAGAAAAGAATCTTTTGAAAAATATTTAAATAATGCAGTCTATTCTTCTTATAATCAGGTAGACGGGGAAATTACTCATGAAGAATGGAAAGAAGCTGTGAAAAAATCTGATGTGCGTTTGCAATGGGATCCTGATCATGACCCTTATGGCGTTAATCTAGAGAGAAGAGCTATTCAAATCGGGCTTCGAAATGGATTTATAAAAACATTCGCTACAGAGGATATTCTTTTAATAGAGGATATAAGTGATTTTGTGGCTGAGCAATATACGCATGTTAAAAACAATTCATTAGAGCTTTTAATGGTTCCTAAAGAAAAGCCTTTAGTTTTTGAAGACGAAATGTTGAATAAAAAACTAAAAATATCAAATTAA
- a CDS encoding O-acetyl-ADP-ribose deacetylase: MEIKLIQGDITQIKAEGIVNAANTSLLGGGGVDGAIHKAGGKLILEECITIRNRQGGCNVGEAVITTAGNLPAKYVIHTVGPVWNGNKTEKEQLLASCYSNCLRVAEEYQLKTIVFPNISTGIYRFPKDRAAKIAIDTIKQFQTQSIQEITFVCFDEENYKLYQQLL, from the coding sequence ATGGAAATTAAGCTTATTCAGGGAGATATAACTCAAATTAAAGCCGAAGGTATTGTAAATGCAGCGAATACTTCATTATTGGGTGGAGGCGGAGTAGACGGGGCTATTCATAAAGCAGGAGGAAAACTGATTTTAGAAGAATGTATAACTATCAGAAACAGACAAGGTGGTTGTAATGTAGGCGAAGCAGTTATAACAACGGCAGGTAATTTACCGGCAAAATACGTGATTCATACAGTGGGTCCGGTTTGGAATGGAAATAAAACAGAGAAAGAACAATTATTAGCCAGCTGTTATAGCAATTGTTTACGGGTTGCAGAAGAGTATCAGTTAAAAACGATAGTTTTTCCTAATATAAGTACCGGAATTTACAGGTTTCCAAAAGATAGAGCTGCAAAAATTGCAATAGATACTATAAAACAGTTTCAAACACAAAGCATACAAGAAATAACCTTTGTTTGTTTTGATGAAGAAAACTATAAGTTGTACCAACAACTTTTATAA
- a CDS encoding NADAR family protein yields the protein MKYTVETINTENKFLFFWGHQPVKDGRIIKTCLSQWWESSFSVDEVEYKTAEHWMMAKKADLFGDQEILEKILACKSPAEAKKLGREVKNYEDSVWNENRFRIVKEGNYHKFNQNQLLKEFLLNTKNRILVEASPVDTIWGIGLASDHKDVYNPEKWNGLNLLGFALMEVRDEIKL from the coding sequence ATGAAATACACAGTTGAAACTATAAATACAGAGAACAAATTTCTTTTCTTTTGGGGGCATCAACCGGTCAAAGATGGACGAATAATCAAAACGTGTCTGAGCCAGTGGTGGGAAAGTAGTTTTAGTGTAGATGAGGTGGAATATAAAACAGCAGAGCACTGGATGATGGCTAAAAAAGCTGATTTGTTCGGAGATCAGGAAATTTTAGAAAAGATATTGGCTTGTAAGTCTCCTGCTGAAGCAAAGAAATTAGGAAGAGAAGTTAAAAATTATGAGGATTCAGTTTGGAACGAAAACCGATTCAGAATAGTGAAAGAAGGTAATTATCATAAATTTAATCAAAACCAGTTACTTAAAGAGTTCCTTTTGAACACTAAGAATAGAATACTTGTAGAGGCAAGTCCGGTTGATACTATTTGGGGGATTGGATTGGCAAGTGACCATAAAGATGTTTACAATCCGGAAAAGTGGAATGGATTGAACTTATTAGGGTTTGCTTTAATGGAAGTTAGAGATGAAATAAAACTGTAG
- a CDS encoding ADP-ribosylglycohydrolase family protein, translating into MEKDKLYGALFGLAIGDALGVPVEFKSREFLKKYPVQDMQENGSHGQPKGTWSDDSSLAFCLAESLCEGFDIDKIALLFLQWYNEEIWTPHGTVFDIGIATRKAIHRISQGESPVLCGGFNIGDNGNGSLMRILPLVFCLKKEKDYHVVYQRVKDVSSITHAHFRSVFSCFIYIVYALEIMKGLNKKEAYHKMKEVVSDFISDKSFNKIELQLFDRVLRTDISNLKENEIRSGGYVLDSLEAGLWCVLNSDNYEETVLKAVNLGDDTDTTGAIAGGLAGLIYGYKVIPEKWISQLVRKDDITKLCDRLSEKYEIHS; encoded by the coding sequence ATGGAGAAAGATAAATTATATGGTGCGTTATTCGGATTGGCAATAGGCGATGCTTTAGGTGTTCCGGTAGAATTTAAAAGCAGAGAGTTTTTAAAAAAATATCCGGTACAGGACATGCAGGAAAATGGTTCGCATGGACAGCCAAAAGGAACATGGAGTGATGATAGTTCATTAGCCTTTTGTTTAGCTGAAAGCTTGTGTGAAGGATTTGATATAGATAAAATAGCATTGCTTTTTTTGCAATGGTATAATGAAGAAATATGGACACCTCACGGAACAGTGTTTGATATCGGTATTGCTACAAGGAAAGCTATTCATAGAATCTCTCAAGGGGAATCACCCGTTTTATGCGGAGGTTTTAATATAGGAGATAATGGTAACGGGTCATTAATGAGAATATTACCATTAGTATTTTGTTTAAAGAAAGAGAAAGATTATCATGTTGTGTATCAAAGAGTAAAAGACGTTTCATCTATTACTCATGCCCATTTTCGTTCTGTTTTTTCTTGCTTTATTTATATTGTTTATGCTTTGGAAATAATGAAAGGATTAAATAAAAAAGAAGCTTATCATAAAATGAAAGAGGTTGTCAGTGACTTTATATCGGATAAAAGCTTTAATAAAATAGAGTTGCAATTATTTGATCGGGTACTCAGAACAGATATTTCTAATTTAAAAGAGAATGAGATACGTTCAGGCGGTTATGTTTTGGATAGTTTAGAGGCAGGTTTATGGTGTGTACTCAATTCAGACAACTATGAGGAAACAGTATTGAAAGCTGTAAATTTGGGAGATGATACTGATACTACCGGTGCCATAGCTGGAGGTTTAGCGGGATTGATCTATGGATACAAAGTTATCCCGGAAAAATGGATAAGCCAATTGGTTCGAAAAGATGATATTACAAAATTATGTGATAGGTTAAGTGAAAAATATGAAATACACAGTTGA
- the prs gene encoding ribose-phosphate diphosphokinase yields the protein MFLNLDPHFIPFGKQNEIEFKSFIFSGGEPHIKILADFDTNHIVTVTHRINSFNDLGLFCLAVDALRRMGVKTVNGFIPYFPAARQDRLMVAGEPLSVKVYTDIVNGLNLNKIQVFDPHSEVTPALLNNCEVISNHEFIKEVKRRVGQDVLLISPDGGALKKIYKVSEYLGGVEVVECSKSRDVKTGKLSGFKVYAEDLQGKPCLIVDDICDGGGTFAGLAEELKNKNAGQLYLAVSHGIFSKGFDSLNDFEQIFTTNSFKDIEDDKVEIIHL from the coding sequence ATGTTTCTCAATTTAGATCCACACTTTATTCCTTTCGGAAAACAAAATGAAATAGAGTTCAAAAGTTTTATTTTTTCCGGAGGGGAGCCACATATCAAAATCCTGGCTGATTTTGATACCAATCACATTGTTACGGTTACCCATCGTATAAATTCATTTAATGATCTGGGTTTGTTTTGTTTGGCTGTAGATGCTCTAAGAAGAATGGGGGTAAAAACAGTTAATGGATTTATTCCTTATTTTCCGGCGGCGAGGCAAGATCGGTTAATGGTGGCAGGAGAACCTTTGTCTGTAAAAGTTTATACAGATATTGTAAATGGTTTAAATCTAAATAAAATACAGGTTTTTGATCCACATTCAGAAGTAACTCCGGCTTTGTTGAATAATTGTGAAGTTATTAGCAATCATGAGTTTATTAAAGAAGTCAAGAGAAGAGTAGGACAGGATGTTTTGTTGATTTCTCCTGATGGTGGTGCTTTGAAGAAAATTTATAAAGTGTCGGAATATCTTGGAGGTGTTGAAGTAGTGGAATGCAGTAAAAGCAGAGATGTGAAAACAGGAAAGCTTTCCGGATTTAAGGTTTATGCAGAAGATTTACAAGGTAAACCTTGCTTGATTGTTGATGATATTTGTGACGGAGGAGGAACTTTTGCCGGTTTGGCTGAAGAATTGAAAAATAAAAATGCAGGCCAATTGTATCTGGCTGTGAGCCATGGTATTTTTAGTAAAGGATTTGATAGTCTGAATGATTTTGAACAAATCTTTACAACCAATTCATTTAAGGATATAGAAGATGATAAAGTAGAAATCATACATCTTTAA
- a CDS encoding NUDIX hydrolase, with protein MQQIRLAVDAIIFGYRDTELYVLLIQQKFGSQNSYWAVPGGLVKEDESLIDAVKRELREETNVRVNYLEQLYTFGDDITRDPRNRVVSVAYFGLVDPAKLVLKADTDADHVAWVKIKDIPNLAFDHNEMIIKAIQRLKDKLTYKPIGFDLLPEKFLFSELENLYATILEKEIDRRNFRKKMLSFGIIEETEEFANKKSGRPAKLYKFKSAEYQKLEKEGFHFEIKFA; from the coding sequence ATGCAACAAATAAGACTGGCGGTTGATGCAATTATATTCGGATATAGAGATACGGAACTCTATGTATTGTTGATCCAGCAGAAGTTCGGGAGTCAAAATTCATATTGGGCAGTTCCGGGAGGTTTAGTCAAGGAAGATGAGTCGTTGATAGATGCTGTAAAAAGAGAGTTGAGAGAAGAGACCAATGTACGAGTGAATTATTTAGAGCAACTGTACACTTTTGGTGATGATATTACCAGAGATCCGAGAAACCGAGTGGTTTCTGTTGCTTATTTTGGTTTGGTTGATCCTGCAAAGCTGGTTTTGAAAGCTGATACGGATGCAGATCATGTTGCCTGGGTAAAGATTAAAGATATTCCGAATCTGGCATTTGACCACAATGAAATGATTATCAAGGCTATTCAGCGTTTAAAAGATAAGCTGACCTATAAACCGATCGGGTTTGATTTACTTCCTGAAAAATTCTTATTTTCAGAATTGGAGAATCTCTATGCAACAATTTTAGAGAAAGAGATTGATAGAAGAAACTTTAGAAAAAAAATGTTGAGTTTCGGAATTATAGAAGAAACTGAAGAATTTGCCAATAAAAAAAGCGGAAGACCGGCTAAATTATATAAGTTTAAAAGTGCCGAATATCAGAAACTTGAAAAAGAAGGTTTTCACTTTGAAATTAAATTTGCGTAA
- a CDS encoding NAD(P)H-dependent glycerol-3-phosphate dehydrogenase, which yields MEEKPKFAVIGGGSWATAIAKMLCENQSEIAWYMRSTYAVEHLKHQKHNPNYLSSVEFDIKQLHLTNDINEAVKFADYIIFAIPSAFLNGELEKLTESLDDKVIFSAIKGIVPETSLIVGQHFHDHYNIPYENIGVITGPCHAEEVALERLSYLTIACGDLKKAKIMAKNLSSNYITAKTSDDIVGTEYAAMLKNIYAIAAGIAHGLGYGDNFQSVLMSNAIREMKKFIRKVHKMKRNINNSAYLGDLLVTGYSVFSRNRMFGNMIGKGYTVKSAQMEMSMVAEGYYATKSAYLLNQKYGAKTPIIDAVYSILYENKDPKTVFKKLTEKLD from the coding sequence ATGGAAGAAAAACCCAAATTTGCCGTTATAGGCGGAGGAAGTTGGGCTACAGCAATAGCCAAAATGTTATGCGAAAATCAAAGTGAGATCGCTTGGTATATGAGAAGTACTTATGCTGTTGAACATTTAAAACACCAAAAACACAACCCTAATTATTTAAGTTCTGTTGAATTTGATATCAAACAGTTACACCTCACTAATGACATCAATGAAGCCGTAAAATTTGCGGATTATATCATTTTTGCTATTCCTTCAGCTTTTTTAAACGGGGAACTTGAAAAATTAACGGAAAGTCTTGACGATAAAGTCATCTTTTCCGCTATTAAAGGCATTGTTCCGGAAACCAGCCTGATTGTCGGTCAGCATTTTCACGACCACTATAATATTCCGTATGAGAATATAGGCGTTATTACCGGACCCTGCCATGCTGAAGAAGTAGCTTTAGAAAGACTTTCTTATCTGACGATTGCTTGCGGCGACCTGAAAAAAGCTAAAATAATGGCTAAAAACCTGAGTAGTAATTACATTACTGCTAAAACTTCTGACGATATTGTAGGAACGGAATATGCTGCCATGCTAAAGAACATCTATGCTATTGCAGCCGGTATTGCTCATGGCTTAGGCTATGGCGATAACTTTCAATCAGTTTTGATGAGTAATGCTATTCGGGAAATGAAAAAATTCATCCGAAAAGTACACAAAATGAAACGTAACATTAACAATTCAGCTTATTTAGGTGACTTGTTAGTAACCGGTTATTCAGTTTTTTCAAGAAATCGTATGTTCGGGAACATGATAGGCAAAGGGTATACTGTAAAATCAGCACAAATGGAGATGAGCATGGTCGCTGAAGGATATTACGCCACTAAAAGCGCTTATTTGCTGAACCAAAAGTACGGTGCAAAAACACCTATTATTGATGCTGTTTACAGCATTTTATATGAAAATAAGGATCCGAAAACTGTCTTTAAAAAATTAACAGAAAAACTGGATTAA
- a CDS encoding GH92 family glycosyl hydrolase, with the protein MRIFLFSILLIVNSIFAQDVANHVNPFIGTGGHGHTFPGATVPYGMVQLSPDTRIDGSWDGCSGYHYSDAVIYGFSHTHLNGTGVSDYGDMMLMPTMGEPSFDHKVYSSSFSHTNEKASAGFYSVKLDKHNIDVRLTTSTRVGFHEYTFNKAGQANIILDLNHRDKLLEGRIRVIDNKTIEVLRRSEAWAQNQYVFARIEFNVPMIINKEKTRYKSDGKIYEGVELALSFSKQVKKGEKILIKVSLSPTSYEGAELNSSEIKHWDFEKAHQDAVALWNNELSKIEITSKDKDKLAIFYTALYHTMMQPNIAQDLDGKYRGRDNQIHQAEGFDYYTVFSLWDTFRAAHPLYTLIDKKRTSDYINTFIKQYEQGGRLPVWELASNETDCMIGYHSVSVIADAMAKGIKGFDYEKAFEASKASAMRDVLGLEAYKNNGFIAIDDEHESVSKTVEYAYDDWCIAQMAMLLDKQDDYQYFMKRSQNWKNIFDWEIGFIRPKKNGGWDVPFDPKEINNNFTEGNGWQYTFFVPQDIHGMIEAYGGPSIFEAKLDEMFNSESKTTGREQVDVTGLIGQYAHGNEPSHHMAYLYNYIGKPQKTNEKVTYILDNFYKNTPDGLIGNEDCGQMSAWYVLSSMGIYQVTPGQQYFNTCKSTYPNAKIRINENKIVVPNTDESENKFVNYNLNYFLKGPDTLVAPPDGLVSIFPTVPVIVAKSKSFKEELPIQFKTWNKRAKVFYSINQSTFTHYQKPFTLKESATIHFYSDDEKGNRSDTITAQYFKKPNNYTIDIKSEYNPQYHAGGPEGLIDGIFGSVNWRKGDWQGYQNKDFEAVIDLKKKTKIETVSVDFLQDTRAWILMPTQVELYVSDDNVNFEKIAVVKNTLDPKDYEVQTQKLTTKVSAKARYVKVIARNFGKLPVWHQGYPFDGFAFIFIDEIEVN; encoded by the coding sequence ATGAGGATTTTTCTTTTTAGTATACTTTTAATTGTCAACTCTATTTTTGCACAAGACGTTGCAAATCATGTCAATCCGTTTATCGGAACGGGTGGTCACGGACATACGTTTCCTGGTGCAACAGTTCCTTACGGAATGGTGCAATTATCGCCGGATACCCGTATTGATGGTAGTTGGGATGGTTGTTCCGGTTATCATTATTCTGATGCTGTAATTTATGGTTTTTCGCATACACATTTGAACGGAACCGGTGTTTCTGATTATGGCGATATGATGCTGATGCCAACTATGGGTGAGCCTTCTTTTGATCATAAAGTGTATTCTTCGTCTTTTTCACATACTAATGAAAAAGCTTCAGCCGGATTTTACAGCGTAAAATTAGACAAACACAATATCGATGTACGTTTAACAACGTCTACTCGTGTGGGCTTTCATGAATATACGTTTAATAAAGCCGGACAAGCCAATATTATTTTGGATTTAAACCATCGTGATAAATTATTAGAAGGAAGAATTAGAGTTATTGACAATAAAACAATTGAAGTTTTAAGAAGAAGTGAAGCTTGGGCACAAAATCAATATGTTTTCGCACGAATAGAATTCAATGTTCCTATGATTATTAACAAGGAAAAAACGAGGTATAAAAGTGACGGGAAAATTTACGAAGGTGTTGAATTAGCTTTAAGTTTTTCAAAACAAGTCAAAAAAGGTGAAAAAATTCTAATAAAAGTATCGCTTTCACCAACCAGTTATGAAGGCGCCGAATTGAATAGTTCCGAAATCAAACATTGGGATTTTGAAAAAGCACATCAGGATGCAGTAGCACTTTGGAACAATGAGTTATCAAAGATTGAAATCACTTCTAAAGATAAAGACAAGTTAGCTATTTTCTACACCGCTTTGTACCACACCATGATGCAACCCAATATTGCACAAGATTTGGATGGAAAATATCGCGGTCGCGACAACCAAATTCATCAAGCGGAAGGATTTGATTATTATACGGTTTTTTCACTTTGGGACACCTTTAGAGCAGCACATCCTTTATATACATTAATTGATAAAAAGCGAACTTCAGATTATATCAATACGTTCATCAAACAATACGAACAAGGCGGAAGATTACCGGTTTGGGAATTGGCTTCAAATGAAACCGATTGTATGATTGGCTATCATTCCGTTTCTGTGATAGCTGATGCTATGGCAAAAGGTATTAAAGGTTTCGATTACGAAAAGGCTTTTGAAGCTAGTAAAGCTTCCGCTATGCGAGATGTTTTAGGTTTAGAAGCTTATAAGAACAACGGATTTATAGCAATTGACGATGAACACGAAAGTGTTTCTAAAACGGTAGAATATGCCTATGATGATTGGTGCATTGCCCAAATGGCAATGTTGTTAGACAAGCAAGACGACTATCAATATTTCATGAAGCGTTCCCAAAATTGGAAAAACATATTCGATTGGGAGATCGGATTTATTCGTCCGAAGAAAAATGGCGGTTGGGACGTGCCATTCGACCCCAAAGAGATCAATAATAATTTTACGGAAGGGAATGGTTGGCAGTATACTTTTTTCGTGCCTCAGGATATTCACGGTATGATTGAGGCGTACGGCGGACCATCAATCTTTGAAGCCAAGTTAGACGAAATGTTTAACAGCGAAAGTAAAACGACCGGAAGAGAGCAGGTAGATGTTACAGGTTTGATCGGACAATATGCTCACGGAAACGAGCCAAGTCACCACATGGCATATTTATATAATTACATTGGTAAACCCCAAAAGACAAATGAAAAAGTAACATATATTTTAGATAATTTCTACAAGAATACACCAGATGGTTTGATTGGGAATGAAGATTGTGGTCAAATGAGTGCCTGGTATGTATTGAGTTCGATGGGAATTTATCAAGTGACACCAGGACAACAATACTTTAACACTTGTAAATCAACTTATCCTAATGCAAAAATCAGAATCAATGAAAATAAAATTGTAGTTCCTAATACTGATGAAAGTGAGAATAAGTTTGTAAACTATAATTTGAATTATTTTCTTAAAGGACCAGATACTTTAGTTGCTCCTCCAGATGGTTTAGTTTCTATATTTCCAACTGTCCCTGTAATTGTAGCGAAAAGTAAATCATTTAAGGAAGAATTGCCAATACAGTTTAAAACATGGAATAAAAGGGCAAAAGTGTTTTACAGTATAAATCAATCAACTTTTACCCATTACCAAAAACCTTTTACCTTAAAAGAATCTGCCACTATTCATTTTTATTCAGATGATGAAAAAGGAAATAGAAGTGATACGATTACAGCTCAGTATTTCAAAAAGCCAAACAATTATACGATCGACATTAAATCGGAATATAACCCACAATATCATGCCGGAGGACCGGAAGGTTTGATCGACGGAATTTTCGGTTCTGTCAACTGGAGAAAAGGCGATTGGCAAGGGTATCAAAATAAGGATTTTGAAGCTGTTATTGATTTAAAGAAGAAAACAAAAATAGAAACAGTTTCAGTTGATTTTTTACAAGATACTCGTGCTTGGATTTTAATGCCGACTCAAGTTGAACTCTATGTTTCTGATGATAATGTGAATTTTGAAAAGATTGCCGTAGTTAAAAATACTCTTGATCCTAAGGATTATGAAGTGCAAACTCAAAAATTGACAACAAAAGTATCTGCAAAAGCACGTTATGTAAAAGTCATTGCACGAAACTTCGGAAAACTTCCTGTATGGCATCAGGGTTATCCTTTCGACGGTTTTGCATTTATTTTTATAGATGAAATAGAAGTGAACTAA
- a CDS encoding GIY-YIG nuclease family protein: MSFRNYHNYWVYILTNKPKGTLYIGVTGGIDDRMERHISGQGSKFTAKYKLKILVYCEEFQFINDAIAREKQLKNWHRNWKINLIEEHNPNWENLWNFSESEK, translated from the coding sequence ATGTCTTTTAGAAATTATCATAATTATTGGGTCTATATATTGACTAACAAGCCAAAAGGGACTTTGTATATTGGAGTTACCGGAGGAATTGATGATAGAATGGAAAGACATATTAGTGGACAAGGAAGTAAATTTACAGCAAAATATAAATTGAAAATATTAGTTTATTGTGAAGAATTTCAGTTTATTAATGACGCGATTGCGAGAGAAAAACAGTTAAAAAACTGGCATCGAAATTGGAAAATCAATTTGATAGAAGAGCACAATCCAAATTGGGAAAATTTATGGAATTTTTCAGAATCTGAAAAATGA